The following are encoded in a window of Paraclostridium bifermentans genomic DNA:
- a CDS encoding replication initiation protein encodes MTDSTKILMKHNDLVNSKYETKLIHNKVFVYLLYKFQKCTDKDRLVVEISREELSKLVLKQNDRTIKGLNKILSDLRQKELFLVKNKQDGSRDYIVAGFIDKSSYNDKKDTFTITADADVHRLLHKYLEEGYTPINLVVWMNLKNTYAQRFYDILRAWTGTKEVINYKLDYIKRILLIENKYKVYADFKKRVLIPAIDELNSTGYFEITFEEVRKGRSIESIDFHVKDLDKRQYFDKNVVKEIIQPNDKNLDETNAETKLLENIEFYIPDETVFTKGTLRSFKKDFAKYNFKEKHYSEAFDDAIMITFERDEVENIKANSYKFFKGTLENKIKEYEKEYEEELKHKQELDMFW; translated from the coding sequence ATGACAGATAGTACTAAAATTTTAATGAAACATAATGATTTAGTTAATTCTAAATATGAAACAAAATTAATACATAATAAAGTTTTTGTATATTTATTATACAAATTCCAAAAATGCACAGATAAAGATAGGTTAGTAGTTGAGATTAGCAGAGAAGAATTAAGCAAACTTGTATTAAAACAAAATGATAGAACCATAAAAGGACTTAATAAAATTTTATCAGATTTAAGACAAAAAGAATTATTTTTAGTAAAAAACAAACAGGATGGAAGTCGAGATTATATAGTTGCTGGATTTATAGATAAATCTTCATATAACGATAAAAAAGATACTTTTACAATAACGGCAGATGCAGATGTTCATAGACTGTTACATAAATATTTAGAAGAAGGATATACTCCGATAAATTTAGTAGTTTGGATGAATCTTAAAAACACATATGCACAAAGGTTTTATGATATATTAAGAGCTTGGACAGGAACTAAGGAAGTTATAAACTACAAATTAGATTATATAAAAAGAATTTTGCTTATAGAAAACAAATACAAGGTATATGCTGATTTCAAAAAAAGAGTTTTAATACCTGCTATAGATGAATTAAATTCTACAGGTTATTTTGAAATTACGTTTGAAGAAGTTAGAAAGGGAAGATCCATAGAATCTATAGATTTTCATGTGAAAGATTTAGATAAAAGACAGTATTTTGATAAAAATGTAGTAAAAGAAATAATACAACCTAATGATAAAAATTTAGATGAAACCAATGCAGAAACTAAACTATTAGAAAATATAGAATTTTATATACCAGATGAAACTGTATTTACTAAAGGGACTTTAAGGTCATTTAAAAAAGATTTTGCTAAATATAACTTTAAAGAGAAACATTATTCAGAAGCCTTTGATGATGCAATTATGATAACATTTGAAAGGGATGAAGTAGAAAATATAAAAGCTAATTCATACAAGTTTTTTAAAGGGACTTTAGAAAATAAGATTAAGGAATATGAGAAAGAATATGAAGAAGAATTGAAACATAAGCAAGAACTTGATATGTTTTGGTAG
- a CDS encoding helix-turn-helix transcriptional regulator produces MKNLKLLRENKGYSKSQVSKYLGVTPETVGYIEKVNRVKYKYAIILADLYSIPLEVLYDICEVRI; encoded by the coding sequence ATGAAAAATTTAAAATTATTAAGAGAAAATAAAGGCTATTCAAAATCACAAGTTTCTAAATATCTAGGAGTTACACCTGAAACCGTAGGATATATTGAAAAAGTAAACAGGGTTAAATATAAATATGCTATTATTTTAGCTGACTTATATTCAATTCCACTTGAGGTGTTATATGATATATGTGAAGTACGAATTTAG
- a CDS encoding ParM/StbA family protein produces MSYELKLQVGNDTGNSEHDIIINDIQICQPNVISRARKTPNLEELDQELFIENIESNLVINLISNEVPTGTYYIGDYALKSGLAVKSIEVGIDNNKAESDIVFINTLAQVAGFAVKQAYKEDKIDEDIKVKVDMTGSLPINQYTSKKAEMFSERFTNGVHILNVETPKKSVKVEIDFEFVKIIQEGVTTTFALENLDDKAFEAYNKKFEENKENLEAYNVKLNKDYFKGQERRILHIAIGEGTTEYPKTVGKKFDPNFIHGSNNGVGIGIDNSLDEFKEEVRLSTYSRQQYSQVIKDNSHKFYADAINILDFHLEEQSSEILKNSKKQIERANNEIDLILVYGGGSILMRKTLEKQLEEVCNKGKMKLLYLDYPYAVTIESEGLSAFTKSKIFQLLKKQSKLKKSSNN; encoded by the coding sequence ATGAGTTACGAGTTAAAATTACAAGTAGGAAATGATACAGGGAATAGTGAGCATGATATAATAATCAATGATATTCAAATATGCCAACCAAATGTAATATCAAGAGCTAGAAAAACACCAAACCTTGAAGAATTAGACCAAGAATTATTTATTGAGAACATAGAGAGCAATTTAGTTATAAATTTAATATCAAATGAAGTGCCAACAGGAACTTATTACATAGGAGATTATGCACTTAAAAGTGGACTAGCAGTAAAGAGCATAGAAGTTGGTATTGATAATAATAAAGCAGAAAGTGATATTGTATTTATAAATACACTTGCACAAGTTGCAGGATTCGCAGTTAAGCAAGCATATAAAGAGGATAAAATAGATGAAGATATAAAAGTTAAAGTTGATATGACAGGCTCATTACCAATAAATCAATACACATCAAAAAAAGCTGAAATGTTTTCTGAAAGATTTACAAATGGAGTACATATATTAAATGTTGAAACTCCTAAAAAAAGTGTTAAGGTTGAGATAGATTTTGAATTTGTTAAAATCATACAAGAAGGGGTTACAACAACTTTCGCTTTAGAAAATTTAGATGATAAGGCATTTGAAGCCTATAATAAAAAATTTGAAGAGAATAAAGAAAATCTTGAAGCCTATAATGTTAAATTAAACAAAGACTACTTTAAAGGGCAAGAAAGAAGAATATTACATATAGCAATAGGAGAAGGAACAACAGAATATCCAAAGACTGTAGGAAAGAAATTCGACCCTAATTTTATACATGGTTCAAATAATGGGGTTGGTATTGGAATAGATAACTCACTTGATGAATTTAAAGAAGAAGTAAGATTATCTACATATTCAAGACAACAATATAGCCAAGTAATAAAGGATAACTCACATAAATTTTATGCAGATGCTATAAATATATTAGATTTTCATTTAGAAGAACAATCATCAGAGATATTAAAAAATTCTAAAAAGCAAATTGAAAGAGCTAACAATGAGATAGACTTAATTTTAGTTTATGGTGGTGGTTCAATCCTTATGAGAAAGACACTTGAAAAGCAATTAGAAGAAGTGTGTAATAAAGGGAAAATGAAGTTACTGTACTTAGACTATCCATATGCAGTTACAATTGAGAGTGAAGGGTTATCTGCATTTACAAAGTCTAAAATATTTCAACTTCTTAAGAAGCAGAGCAAATTAAAAAAAAGCAGTAATAATTAA
- a CDS encoding helix-turn-helix domain-containing protein, protein MNEFNLNFRDNFANNLKYLRKNRNISKKKLADDIGLSRATLTHYENGNRLPEFESIVKLALYFECSIDELIFHGTPIDIGKLKEIDTISDIDNLISDKELLKYLFDKKSLLEQYSEEINDKLSQINIIVNIINSKTKNKNDK, encoded by the coding sequence ATGAATGAATTTAATCTTAACTTTCGTGATAATTTTGCTAATAATCTTAAATATCTAAGAAAGAACAGGAATATATCCAAGAAAAAACTAGCTGATGATATCGGACTATCAAGAGCTACATTAACGCACTATGAAAATGGCAATAGATTGCCAGAATTTGAAAGTATAGTTAAATTAGCTTTATATTTTGAATGTTCAATAGACGAGTTGATTTTCCATGGAACACCAATTGATATAGGTAAACTCAAAGAAATTGATACTATAAGTGACATTGATAATTTAATTAGTGATAAGGAACTTCTAAAATATCTCTTTGATAAAAAAAGCCTTCTCGAACAATATTCTGAAGAAATCAATGATAAATTAAGCCAAATAAATATAATAGTAAATATTATTAATTCAAAAACAAAAAATAAGAACGATAAATAA
- a CDS encoding thioester domain-containing protein, producing the protein MKICKKIFIALLVILLNFNTVMALEGSPKIEYFGKVKYSYYTVGKFKVDGQWAFCVDHEKPTPPTGSSYKDGYIYKNESIRAILYYGFDGAGNAIGNSDASLVATSLALDSIMNNNHSSGRNTVPGYSVLMEHARNQDAPSMVAGFSKNNVDSNVSGNKQISETITFNADYRNSINLPVNSGTTIVVDGNSYTSGVATIKGGQSFYVTAPLDYTNDVVYENIKPNLKISNPMIYMPTNSNLQRLSKDLDSDPAPAQRLSIDFKARKRNVTVLHKDRHDGSLLLQENNEQDIGSNYSYSPKNPLNKDGRTYIPESTNSQTGNMPNEDLTFTFWYNLQRNITVQHIDARDGSLITQETEKKLRGQDYSYSPRTDLKKGNSTYRPISNEVQSGKVGNDDITIKFYYDVPLIQTGLKKIQIYTDLASKGLPVKVELDKKFIYDESVADMTKEKVKLSLYDGNNAVATKEYTAKTLPEKFDMNIPSTNLTKDSKKAYTLKIEGYNKNAVDVIPNADSLTTDGYSASQKTIKVDSSKEKQLDYKAVVMTEREVGKSMNVYYETLNIPLEKIKKMRTGYGFKMPIDLTYTNGIGASDLDFKLAMKVPDKLVDKSYIEYESKDNTSTVNLEKTHNDSSTNNNTTTSKQKFELQHVNVEKRTGHLFSSEQVKNKDERIKYDLISGDRKFYLPIWGRIGDYKVKVESTKEIGVNRFNVELDYDVNVYAHMYAHMDSETISDDAIILEPINADDPFPNGTPKGWSNEDVKALKEMLGEKLNKGNLSMDKLIPKK; encoded by the coding sequence ATGAAAATATGCAAAAAAATATTTATAGCTTTGTTAGTAATATTATTAAATTTTAATACAGTAATGGCTCTTGAAGGAAGTCCTAAAATTGAATACTTTGGAAAGGTAAAATATAGTTATTATACAGTTGGTAAATTTAAGGTAGATGGACAATGGGCTTTTTGTGTAGACCATGAAAAACCTACTCCTCCAACTGGATCATCTTATAAAGATGGATATATTTATAAGAATGAATCTATAAGAGCTATTTTATATTATGGATTTGATGGAGCAGGTAACGCTATAGGAAATAGTGATGCTTCTTTGGTTGCTACATCATTAGCATTAGATTCAATTATGAATAATAATCATTCATCAGGAAGAAATACAGTACCAGGATATTCAGTACTAATGGAACACGCAAGGAATCAAGATGCTCCAAGTATGGTAGCTGGATTTAGTAAAAATAATGTAGACAGTAATGTATCAGGAAATAAGCAAATATCAGAAACTATAACATTTAATGCAGATTATAGGAACTCTATTAATTTACCTGTAAATTCAGGAACTACTATAGTAGTAGATGGTAATTCATATACAAGTGGAGTTGCAACTATTAAAGGGGGACAATCATTTTATGTAACTGCTCCTTTGGACTATACAAATGATGTAGTTTATGAAAATATTAAACCCAATTTGAAAATTTCTAACCCTATGATATATATGCCAACAAATTCTAATTTACAAAGACTAAGTAAAGATTTAGATAGTGACCCAGCACCTGCACAAAGGTTAAGTATAGACTTTAAGGCGAGAAAAAGAAATGTAACTGTTTTACATAAGGATAGACATGATGGAAGCCTTTTATTACAAGAAAATAATGAACAAGATATAGGCTCAAATTATAGTTATTCTCCTAAAAACCCATTAAATAAAGATGGAAGGACATATATTCCTGAATCAACTAATAGTCAAACAGGAAATATGCCAAATGAGGATTTAACATTTACTTTTTGGTATAACTTACAAAGAAATATAACTGTGCAACATATAGATGCTAGGGATGGATCTTTGATAACACAAGAAACTGAAAAGAAACTTAGAGGGCAAGATTATAGTTATTCACCTAGAACTGATTTGAAAAAAGGAAACTCTACATATAGACCTATTTCAAATGAAGTACAATCAGGTAAGGTTGGAAATGATGATATAACTATTAAATTTTATTATGATGTCCCTTTAATCCAAACAGGATTAAAAAAGATTCAAATATACACTGATTTAGCAAGTAAGGGATTACCCGTAAAAGTAGAACTAGATAAAAAGTTTATATATGACGAATCCGTAGCTGATATGACGAAAGAAAAAGTTAAATTAAGCTTATATGATGGAAATAATGCAGTGGCAACTAAAGAATATACGGCTAAGACATTACCTGAAAAGTTTGATATGAATATTCCTTCAACAAATTTAACTAAGGATTCAAAAAAAGCATACACTCTAAAAATAGAGGGATATAATAAAAATGCAGTAGATGTAATACCAAATGCAGATAGTTTAACTACGGATGGATATTCAGCAAGTCAAAAAACAATTAAGGTAGATTCTTCAAAGGAAAAACAATTAGATTATAAAGCGGTTGTAATGACAGAAAGAGAAGTCGGTAAATCAATGAATGTTTATTATGAAACATTAAATATACCTTTAGAGAAAATAAAAAAGATGCGAACAGGATATGGATTTAAAATGCCTATTGATTTAACTTACACAAATGGGATAGGAGCATCTGACCTAGACTTTAAACTAGCTATGAAAGTTCCTGATAAGCTAGTAGATAAAAGTTACATTGAATATGAAAGTAAAGATAATACATCTACAGTTAACCTAGAGAAAACTCATAACGATTCATCTACTAATAATAATACAACTACATCAAAACAAAAATTTGAACTACAACATGTTAATGTTGAAAAAAGAACAGGACATTTATTTAGTAGTGAACAAGTAAAAAATAAAGATGAAAGAATAAAATATGACTTAATAAGTGGTGATAGAAAATTCTATTTACCAATTTGGGGAAGAATTGGCGATTATAAAGTTAAAGTAGAAAGCACTAAAGAAATTGGAGTTAATAGATTTAATGTAGAGTTAGACTATGATGTAAATGTATATGCACATATGTACGCTCACATGGATTCAGAAACAATTTCTGATGATGCAATAATTTTAGAACCTATTAATGCAGATGACCCATTCCCTAATGGAACACCAAAAGGTTGGTCAAATGAAGATGTAAAAGCATTAAAAGAAATGCTAGGTGAAAAACTTAATAAAGGGAATTTGAGTATGGATAAACTTATTCCTAAAAAGTAA
- a CDS encoding helix-turn-helix domain-containing protein, producing MKKSNFASNLTKLREMHGVTMDELSSHINVSKQSISKYEKGLIEPSYHTLVEISRAFNCSMDELTFGNITSVPKNPIELKVLIDRQFNDINQKLDEAKREIFNSIDEYFGYTQDDFLKK from the coding sequence TTGAAAAAAAGTAATTTTGCAAGTAATTTAACAAAATTAAGAGAAATGCATGGCGTGACTATGGATGAGTTAAGTTCTCACATAAATGTTTCAAAGCAAAGTATATCTAAGTATGAAAAAGGTTTAATCGAACCAAGCTATCATACTTTAGTTGAAATTTCTCGTGCATTTAACTGTAGCATGGATGAGTTAACATTTGGAAACATTACATCTGTTCCTAAAAACCCAATCGAATTGAAGGTTTTAATAGATAGACAGTTTAACGATATTAATCAAAAACTAGATGAAGCAAAAAGAGAAATATTTAATTCAATTGATGAGTATTTTGGATATACCCAAGATGATTTTTTAAAAAAATAA
- a CDS encoding replication initiator protein A, with amino-acid sequence MGFNYITKKDTTKNLYYKIPKQLMLEHKYKKMKDSAKILYSILYERTNLSISKNWFDSKNRAYIICTYDEIQILFGCSRDKVSKCLKELERYNLLKRDKIKSEDGNLVNVLYIAHVDTSSETLDQLLDNHKYHYHKLRNKNREYKRAYDKERGNLSKFKKQTTIGITCFKKYKLVKPSNFNSSLIFRLPVVQKTDYSNTDFNNTNIISMYVSNEKLKNKIFIDRYKEFLKPSLYAEKVLPLLQTKIQFDLFDKVLVDTINNPKIKYKENYIIAKLNKLIHANILTLDKYLQEVSVYNYNHFESKEVQNPMLKLSDDAVRERYLLDQCISKELLTKKM; translated from the coding sequence ATGGGTTTTAACTACATCACGAAAAAAGATACAACTAAAAACTTATATTATAAAATACCTAAACAGCTTATGTTAGAACATAAATACAAAAAAATGAAGGATTCAGCAAAAATCTTATACTCAATTTTGTATGAAAGAACTAACTTATCCATAAGCAAAAATTGGTTTGATAGTAAAAATAGGGCATATATAATTTGTACTTATGATGAAATTCAAATATTATTTGGGTGTTCAAGGGATAAAGTTTCTAAGTGCCTTAAAGAACTTGAAAGATATAATCTTTTGAAAAGAGATAAAATTAAATCTGAAGATGGGAATTTAGTTAATGTGCTATACATAGCTCATGTAGATACTTCATCAGAAACGTTAGATCAGCTTTTAGATAATCATAAATACCATTATCATAAGCTGAGAAATAAAAATAGGGAATATAAAAGGGCTTATGATAAAGAAAGAGGTAATTTATCGAAGTTCAAAAAACAGACTACCATTGGAATTACTTGTTTTAAAAAATATAAATTAGTTAAACCTAGTAATTTCAACAGTAGTCTGATTTTCAGACTACCAGTAGTTCAAAAAACAGACTATAGTAATACTGATTTTAATAATACTAATATTATTAGTATGTATGTAAGTAATGAAAAATTAAAAAATAAAATTTTTATAGACAGATATAAAGAATTTTTAAAACCATCACTATACGCTGAAAAAGTTTTACCTCTTTTACAAACAAAAATTCAATTTGATTTGTTTGACAAGGTTCTTGTAGATACAATCAATAATCCTAAAATAAAATATAAAGAAAATTATATAATTGCTAAATTAAATAAACTGATTCATGCTAACATATTAACATTAGATAAATATTTACAAGAGGTAAGTGTTTATAATTATAATCACTTTGAATCTAAAGAAGTCCAAAATCCTATGTTAAAACTTTCTGATGATGCAGTTAGAGAAAGGTATTTATTAGATCAGTGTATAAGCAAAGAACTTTTAACAAAAAAAATGTAG
- a CDS encoding CpaF/VirB11 family protein, whose amino-acid sequence MALVSESILDGIKKDLKENHTQLYLDAFLNIEARELLKDVLKEQHQPLLSDNEKRLEYVIQEVVGLGVIEDILNKYELVTDISYNATDLTIETPEEKFIYEESVDEDYIVKIIQKFANAVGKEFTPKSPILDASFSNLRINAVHKVNSPYGTTMSIRVTRPILALNEENFENFAPMYILDLFQAMIEVGSKIAISGETGTGKTELQKLLVGFIPWDQKIVTGEDTLEGHFKTLYPDKDIMSWLTTNSVSFTDLIKAALRNNPAWIIISEARGKEAYEMIQSVLSGHRIITTLHSVNARAIPSRLIHMAKQGYTVDEKALREDIYRYFDFGVHIKKKTINGKTVRYLSEIVEFLDGEETNTVFETKVKGNVFIPQIGVLSDDFKDKLIEFDLDYEGLPNDDFVENII is encoded by the coding sequence ATGGCATTAGTAAGTGAGAGTATTTTAGATGGTATAAAGAAAGATTTAAAAGAGAACCACACTCAATTATATTTAGATGCTTTCTTAAATATAGAAGCAAGAGAGCTATTAAAAGATGTGTTAAAAGAGCAACATCAGCCACTTTTAAGTGATAATGAAAAACGATTAGAATATGTAATTCAAGAAGTCGTAGGACTTGGAGTAATAGAGGATATTTTAAATAAATATGAATTAGTTACAGATATCTCGTATAATGCAACTGATTTAACGATAGAAACTCCTGAAGAAAAGTTTATTTATGAAGAAAGTGTTGATGAAGATTATATTGTTAAAATTATACAAAAGTTTGCAAATGCAGTAGGAAAAGAGTTTACGCCTAAAAGTCCGATACTAGATGCTTCTTTTAGTAATTTAAGAATAAATGCAGTACATAAAGTCAATTCACCATATGGAACAACAATGTCAATAAGGGTTACAAGACCAATTTTGGCTTTAAATGAAGAAAACTTTGAAAACTTTGCTCCAATGTATATATTGGATTTATTTCAAGCAATGATTGAAGTTGGAAGTAAGATAGCCATATCAGGTGAAACTGGGACTGGTAAAACGGAGTTGCAAAAACTATTAGTTGGATTTATTCCTTGGGATCAAAAAATAGTTACAGGTGAAGATACATTGGAAGGTCATTTTAAGACCTTATATCCTGATAAAGATATAATGAGTTGGCTTACTACAAATAGTGTATCTTTTACTGATTTGATTAAAGCCGCACTAAGAAATAACCCAGCTTGGATTATTATATCAGAGGCAAGAGGAAAAGAAGCATATGAAATGATTCAATCTGTATTATCAGGTCATAGAATCATAACAACATTACATTCAGTAAATGCGAGAGCAATACCTTCAAGACTTATTCATATGGCAAAACAAGGTTATACAGTCGATGAAAAAGCACTTAGAGAGGATATTTATAGATATTTCGATTTTGGGGTTCACATAAAAAAGAAAACAATCAACGGCAAAACTGTTAGATATCTTTCAGAAATAGTTGAGTTCTTAGACGGAGAAGAAACAAATACCGTATTTGAAACGAAAGTTAAAGGTAATGTGTTTATACCACAAATAGGAGTACTTAGTGATGATTTCAAAGATAAATTAATTGAATTTGATTTAGATTATGAAGGCTTGCCAAATGATGATTTTGTAGAAAATATAATATAA
- a CDS encoding ribbon-helix-helix domain-containing protein, translating to MARKDLKTRTPIGSAIDKELYKQLKEYSAETKIPISKILDMAIEQFLKSTKEK from the coding sequence ATGGCTAGAAAAGATTTAAAAACTAGAACTCCAATTGGTTCAGCAATTGATAAGGAGCTATATAAGCAACTAAAAGAGTATTCTGCTGAAACCAAAATACCAATATCTAAAATTCTAGATATGGCAATTGAACAATTTTTAAAGTCTACTAAAGAAAAATAG
- a CDS encoding VirD4-like conjugal transfer protein, CD1115 family codes for MNIECNQWKKKILNKYVFLSIYFLIVIATTLVLNFVLNAVNSIPTLINTLKNFTVENQVNPLSVISWKWIFIFQLKFWFIYILAFAIITVSVFLKLYKVNSAFKDINKGTKGTARWTTIEEIKETYKPIPDNDKEYEGESGIPIVHYEDNLYVDTNNTNTLVVASTQSGKTELYSYPSLDVVMRAKVKDSIIVTDIKGDMLKNTRKDFVKYGYEVHVLNLINPYLSIGFNPLERIKQAYIKGDYAKAGMLCNTFTYSIFHNPNSKEPMWEESAMALVNALILAVCDINIKQNTLEKITIYTVVMMLTDLGTKFDEDGHCELESFFESLESTSPARLQYSTVKFSEGKTRSGIFTLAMAKLKNYTSEAIAKMTAVNTFDIEELAYGEKPIALFIIYPDWDDSYYNIISTFLKQVSAVLAEKATLSKESTLPRKVRHLFEEVANIPAIEGLDRALAVGLSRGLLYTLVIQNVAQLEEKYGERMTKSLLGNCGNQIYIMSDEMEDAEAFSAKLGTKTVVTSDRNGEEFSIEKTISEKEDNRALMMPDELRKLKKGEWVVLRTKKREDLNKNRVQPNPIYASMKDGTQMLHRYEYLIHRFNHKMTFDELGIEADHQYIDLKKLIINFEDKYKEDEIYNSKNSEKEDCNINENENIEVEYKTLITDLISTDKYDYIKIVAEKYLSDEDYQNFIQIKYIGELQEFFNAPDKIDIYNKIEKHLS; via the coding sequence TTGAATATAGAGTGCAATCAATGGAAGAAAAAAATTTTAAATAAGTATGTATTTTTAAGTATATATTTTCTTATAGTTATAGCTACAACTTTAGTGCTTAACTTTGTTTTAAATGCAGTTAATAGTATACCAACTTTAATAAATACTCTTAAAAATTTTACAGTAGAAAATCAGGTAAATCCTCTTTCAGTAATTTCTTGGAAGTGGATTTTTATTTTTCAATTAAAATTTTGGTTTATTTATATATTAGCATTTGCAATTATTACTGTTTCTGTATTTTTAAAGCTATATAAAGTTAATTCAGCATTTAAAGATATAAATAAAGGTACTAAGGGTACTGCTAGATGGACAACAATAGAAGAAATTAAGGAAACTTATAAACCCATTCCAGACAATGATAAAGAGTATGAAGGAGAATCAGGAATCCCAATTGTTCACTATGAAGATAACCTTTATGTAGATACTAATAATACTAATACATTAGTAGTGGCATCTACTCAATCAGGAAAAACAGAGTTATACTCATATCCTTCTTTAGATGTTGTAATGAGAGCAAAGGTAAAGGATTCAATTATAGTTACTGATATAAAAGGAGATATGCTTAAAAACACTAGAAAAGATTTTGTTAAATATGGATATGAAGTTCATGTATTAAATTTAATTAATCCATATTTAAGTATTGGATTTAATCCTCTTGAACGTATAAAACAAGCATATATAAAAGGTGATTATGCTAAGGCTGGAATGCTTTGTAATACATTTACATATTCCATATTTCATAATCCTAATTCAAAAGAACCAATGTGGGAAGAAAGTGCAATGGCTTTAGTAAATGCTTTAATATTAGCAGTTTGTGATATAAACATTAAGCAAAATACACTTGAAAAAATAACTATATATACAGTTGTAATGATGCTAACTGATTTGGGAACTAAATTTGATGAAGATGGGCATTGTGAGTTAGAATCTTTCTTTGAATCTTTAGAATCTACTAGCCCAGCAAGGTTACAATATTCAACTGTTAAATTTTCGGAAGGTAAAACGAGGTCGGGTATTTTTACATTAGCAATGGCAAAGTTAAAAAACTATACTTCTGAGGCTATTGCAAAAATGACAGCAGTTAACACCTTTGATATAGAGGAATTAGCATATGGAGAAAAACCGATTGCTTTATTTATAATATATCCTGATTGGGATGATTCTTATTATAATATTATCTCAACTTTTTTAAAGCAAGTATCAGCAGTTCTTGCTGAAAAAGCGACATTATCTAAGGAATCAACTTTACCAAGAAAAGTAAGACATCTTTTTGAAGAGGTTGCTAATATTCCAGCAATTGAAGGATTAGATAGAGCTTTAGCAGTAGGATTAAGTAGAGGACTTCTATATACATTAGTTATACAAAATGTAGCTCAATTAGAAGAAAAATACGGAGAAAGAATGACAAAATCTCTTTTGGGTAACTGTGGAAATCAAATTTATATTATGTCTGATGAAATGGAAGATGCAGAAGCATTTAGTGCAAAGTTAGGAACTAAAACAGTTGTAACAAGTGATAGAAACGGAGAAGAGTTCAGTATTGAAAAAACTATATCAGAAAAAGAAGATAATAGAGCTTTAATGATGCCTGATGAACTTAGAAAGTTGAAAAAGGGTGAATGGGTTGTACTAAGAACTAAGAAAAGAGAAGATTTAAATAAAAATAGAGTTCAACCAAATCCTATTTATGCATCAATGAAAGATGGAACACAAATGTTACATAGATATGAATATTTAATACACCGTTTTAATCATAAAATGACATTTGATGAATTAGGAATTGAAGCAGATCACCAATATATAGATTTAAAAAAATTAATTATTAATTTTGAAGATAAGTATAAAGAGGATGAAATTTACAATAGTAAAAATAGTGAAAAAGAGGACTGCAATATTAATGAAAATGAAAATATTGAGGTTGAATATAAAACTTTAATTACTGATTTAATTTCAACCGATAAATACGATTATATAAAAATAGTAGCAGAAAAATACTTATCGGATGAAGATTATCAAAACTTTATACAAATAAAATATATAGGAGAATTACAGGAGTTTTTTAATGCTCCTGATAAGATAGATATTTATAATAAAATAGAAAAACACCTTAGTTAA